The Pseudoliparis swirei isolate HS2019 ecotype Mariana Trench chromosome 16, NWPU_hadal_v1, whole genome shotgun sequence genome includes a window with the following:
- the sec22c gene encoding vesicle-trafficking protein SEC22c, whose translation MSLILFAFVVRVRDGLPLSASTDFEHNRELQERKQQLRTISKALARFPDRGTIKGRELNIYFVSSEGVSYMTVCHCSLPVAKAFCFLEDLRWEFTACFNSTVVALAARPYPFLEFDGTIQKLKQHYNQSGGPALEVTLVEVQEDLRVHPPQVINLEEVELANGTANGHMEQGPGCGQKGRLQPVTAAGILSLVLNIMCASLNIIRGVHLIEYTFQDDYEGVWNVVAFLLAFVCCVLQCHLYLFHSSLKKLKSFTLLIVIVLCNLYLLGLRNPWQLIFHMSVSSLSTILILTRKLQDRTNDCAV comes from the exons ATGTCTCTGATCCTGTTTGCCTTCGTGGTCCGGGTGAGGGATGGACTCCCCCTGTCGGCCTCCACAGACTTTGAACACAACCGCGAGCTCCAGGAGAGAAAGCAGCAGCTCAGGACCATCAGCAAGGCATTGGCCCGTTTCCCTGACAGAGGGACCATCAAGGGCCGGGAGCTCAACATCTA CTTCGTCTCTTCAGAGGGTGTATCCTACATGACCGTGTGCCACTGCAGCCTCCCTGTTGCTAAGGCCTTCTGCTTCCTGGAAGATCTGCGCTGGGAGTTCACAGCATGCTTCAATAGCACTGTTGTTGCCTTGGCAGCCAGGCCGTATCCGTTTTTGGAATTTG ACGGCACCATTCAGAAGCTGAAGCAGCATTACAACCAGAGTGGTGGTCCGGCCCTGGAAGTGACGTTGGTCGAGGTCCAGGAGGATCTGAGGGTCCATCCACCACAAGTAATTAACTTGGAGGAAGTGGAACTCGCCAACGGCACTGCAAATGGGCACATGGAGCAAGGTCCTGGGTGTG GTCAGAAGGGAAGACTCCAACCAGTGACAGCAGCAGGCATCCTCTCGCTGGTCCTAAATATTATGTGTGCATCTTTGAACATAATCCGCGGTGTTCACCTCATAGAGTACACGTTTCAG GATGATTATGAAGGCGTATGGAATGTTGTGGCATTTCTTCTGGCGTTTGTCTGCTGCGTGTTGCAG TGCCACCTCTACCTGTTCCATTCTTCTCTGAAGAAGCTCAAGTCCTTCACTCTGTTGATTGTGATTGTCCTATGCAACCTCTACCTGCTCGGCCTGAGGAACCCTTGGCAGCTGATCTTCCACATGTCagtttcctccctctccaccatcctcatcctcacccGCAAACTCCAAGACAGAACCAATGACTGCGCGGTCTGA